The following are from one region of the Synechococcus sp. CBW1108 genome:
- a CDS encoding oxidoreductase, with protein MQPHTARPPVALVTGASSGIGLATAQALLERGFKVVGAARRQEPMAPLVPAGLQPLALDLAKPASIAAAAERLAQDNPGGIDLLVNNAGYGVYGSVEETPLAVARRQFEVNLFGLADLTQRLLPAMRERRSGRIINVSSMGGRIYAPLGAWYHASKHALEGWSDCLRLELADFGIHVVVVQPGIIRTNFAEMMQEPLLERSGNGPYGQLTKILLEGFADIYDARRSSSPNLVGRTIAAAACAAHPRSRYVVGYLARPLLLVRNLLGDRIYDSLTMANFRRR; from the coding sequence GTGCAGCCGCATACAGCCCGCCCGCCCGTAGCCCTGGTCACCGGGGCCTCCTCCGGCATCGGCCTGGCGACAGCGCAGGCCCTACTCGAGCGCGGCTTCAAGGTGGTTGGGGCGGCGCGGCGCCAGGAGCCGATGGCCCCCCTGGTGCCTGCCGGCCTGCAGCCACTGGCCCTCGATCTGGCCAAGCCCGCCAGCATTGCGGCAGCTGCGGAGCGCCTCGCCCAGGACAACCCCGGCGGCATCGACCTGCTCGTAAATAATGCCGGCTATGGCGTCTACGGTTCGGTAGAGGAAACGCCACTGGCTGTGGCTCGCCGCCAGTTTGAAGTGAACCTGTTCGGCCTGGCGGACCTCACCCAGCGCCTGCTGCCGGCTATGCGAGAGCGCCGTTCGGGGCGAATCATCAACGTCTCCTCAATGGGTGGGCGCATCTATGCGCCGCTGGGGGCCTGGTATCACGCCTCCAAGCACGCCCTGGAGGGTTGGTCTGACTGCCTGCGGCTGGAGCTTGCCGATTTCGGCATTCACGTGGTGGTGGTGCAACCCGGCATCATCCGCACCAACTTTGCCGAAATGATGCAGGAGCCCCTGCTGGAGCGCTCCGGCAACGGCCCCTACGGCCAACTCACCAAGATTTTGCTGGAGGGCTTTGCTGACATCTACGACGCCCGCCGCAGCTCCTCACCCAACCTGGTGGGCCGCACGATCGCAGCTGCAGCCTGTGCGGCCCATCCCCGCAGCCGTTACGTGGTGGGCTATCTGGCCCGGCCCCTGCTGCTGGTGCGCAACCTGCTCGGCGATCGCATCTACGACTCGCTCACGATGGCCAACTTCCGCCGCCGCTAA
- a CDS encoding class I SAM-dependent RNA methyltransferase, whose protein sequence is MTDQDTSSISGVAVVPPGLEEAAAAELTALGCQAGPPLRRAVRFQTNLAGYYRLHLQARLPFRLLRELASFPCHSRDELYAGVQRAVDWSRWLPPGASFRVDATGSAPGLNHSHYSALQVKNALVDLQRQQWGARSSVDLDDPDLALHLHLGGGAAALSIDGSGASLHKRGYRAAMGLAPLKENLAAGLIALTSWDGSVPLADPLCGSGTLLIEAACLALGRAPGLGRPFGLERWPDFNPQLWQQEREAAAALARETLPCGKALAPIVGMEQDAGVLEQARSNAKEAGVAGALDLRQGDCRDFEPPTGPGILVCNPPYGERLGGGLGGGLGGGEALESLYADLGHMVKERCSGWSLWLLSGNPELTGALRMKASRRIPISNGGIDCRWLHYEVR, encoded by the coding sequence ATCACCGACCAAGACACCAGCTCAATCAGCGGCGTGGCTGTGGTGCCACCGGGTCTTGAGGAAGCAGCAGCGGCCGAGCTCACGGCCCTGGGCTGTCAGGCCGGCCCACCCCTACGCCGGGCCGTGCGCTTCCAAACAAACCTGGCCGGCTACTACCGGCTGCACCTCCAGGCCCGCCTGCCCTTCCGGCTGCTGCGGGAGCTGGCCAGCTTTCCCTGCCACAGCCGCGACGAGCTCTACGCCGGTGTGCAGCGCGCCGTCGACTGGAGCCGCTGGCTACCTCCTGGTGCCAGCTTCCGGGTCGATGCCACCGGCAGCGCCCCCGGCCTCAACCACAGCCACTACAGCGCCCTGCAGGTCAAAAATGCCCTGGTAGATCTGCAGCGCCAGCAGTGGGGCGCCCGCTCCTCGGTCGACCTGGACGATCCCGACCTGGCCCTGCACCTGCACCTAGGCGGTGGTGCAGCAGCCCTGAGCATCGATGGCAGCGGCGCCAGCCTGCATAAGCGGGGCTACCGGGCTGCCATGGGCCTGGCCCCGCTCAAGGAAAACCTGGCCGCCGGCCTGATCGCCCTCACCAGCTGGGATGGCTCGGTACCCCTGGCAGATCCCCTCTGCGGCTCCGGCACCCTGCTGATCGAAGCCGCCTGCCTGGCCCTGGGCCGGGCGCCGGGGCTGGGGCGCCCCTTCGGCCTCGAGCGCTGGCCCGATTTCAACCCCCAGCTCTGGCAGCAGGAGCGCGAGGCCGCCGCCGCCCTGGCCCGGGAGACCCTCCCCTGCGGCAAGGCCCTGGCACCAATCGTGGGCATGGAGCAGGACGCCGGGGTGCTGGAGCAGGCCCGCAGCAACGCCAAGGAGGCCGGCGTGGCCGGGGCCCTCGATCTGCGCCAGGGCGACTGCCGCGACTTTGAGCCGCCGACCGGGCCAGGGATCCTGGTCTGCAACCCGCCCTACGGCGAGCGCCTCGGTGGGGGCCTCGGTGGGGGCCTCGGTGGGGGCGAGGCCCTGGAATCCCTCTACGCCGACCTGGGCCACATGGTGAAGGAGCGCTGCAGCGGCTGGAGCCTGTGGCTGCTGAGCGGCAACCCTGAACTCACCGGCGCCCTGAGGATGAAGGCGAGCCGCCGCATCCCGATCAGCAACGGGGGCATTGACTGCCGCTGGCTGCACTACGAGGTGCGCTAA
- a CDS encoding phage holin family protein — translation MTDSTSPGVARVAAGRVGALLTSVMDLHVRIALQEVDREKRRLISGALLLSGGLALLLLALIGAELALLLWLHAALGLSWIHAALVVAALDLVLAGVFVRVGGQLLKGPYLPQTTAGLSKTTRAILGR, via the coding sequence ATGACGGATTCGACCTCGCCCGGCGTGGCCCGGGTGGCGGCGGGCCGGGTTGGCGCCCTGCTGACTTCTGTGATGGACCTGCACGTGCGCATTGCCCTGCAGGAGGTGGATCGGGAGAAGCGGCGCCTGATCAGCGGTGCCCTGCTGCTCAGCGGCGGGCTGGCCCTGCTGCTGCTGGCCCTGATCGGTGCCGAGCTGGCCCTGCTCCTATGGCTGCACGCGGCCCTGGGGCTGAGCTGGATCCATGCCGCCCTGGTGGTGGCCGCTTTGGATCTGGTGCTGGCCGGGGTGTTTGTGCGGGTGGGCGGCCAGCTGCTCAAGGGGCCCTACCTGCCCCAGACCACCGCCGGTCTGAGCAAGACCACCAGGGCGATTCTGGGGCGCTAG
- a CDS encoding DUF883 family protein: MTAEAPPHSASPEGFRDRFETLIPSIQREWPAVARQALEATRGSFDEVVEVIASQSGRTATVVKDQLLELLDVAGGQTSRLAENLAPIEAQLESLLDELNSSLRPRIEKPVRERPLLAIGIAAGVGVLLGLLLASGRRSS; this comes from the coding sequence ATGACCGCCGAAGCGCCTCCCCACAGCGCCAGCCCCGAGGGCTTTCGCGATCGTTTCGAGACCCTGATCCCCTCCATTCAGCGGGAGTGGCCGGCCGTGGCCCGCCAGGCCCTTGAGGCCACCCGGGGCAGCTTCGATGAGGTGGTGGAGGTGATCGCCAGCCAATCCGGTCGAACGGCCACGGTGGTCAAGGACCAGCTTCTCGAGCTGCTGGACGTGGCCGGCGGCCAGACAAGCCGCCTGGCCGAAAACCTGGCACCGATCGAAGCCCAGCTGGAGAGCCTGCTCGATGAGCTCAATTCCAGCCTGCGGCCTCGGATTGAGAAGCCGGTGCGGGAGCGTCCCCTGCTGGCGATCGGTATTGCCGCGGGCGTTGGGGTGTTGCTGGGCCTGCTGCTGGCCTCAGGCCGGCGTTCCTCATGA